From Rissa tridactyla isolate bRisTri1 chromosome 7, bRisTri1.patW.cur.20221130, whole genome shotgun sequence, a single genomic window includes:
- the BHLHA9 gene encoding class A basic helix-loop-helix protein 9, which yields MSGAAMGKSTAAEPDSSEEELEAGAASQACYGQGLWVPRGREAAACLRDTEGMKVRKRSRPVRSKARRMAANVRERKRILDYNQAFNALRLALKHDLGGKRLSKIATLRRAINRITALSLSLHGAGRCWPCTHSECCGRAGVPAREPGTKATHPQLPWEPGYGGTTGFQRCPPSPLYTMFSPERQLQNYENPKEDHSVPSPAYCSGGTHHSELRGQQRYMDSLREPLAGAVPWQLGYCQSWGHQQCLPIH from the coding sequence ATGTCCGGAGCAGCCATGGGGAAAAGCACAGCAGCCGAGCCCGACAGCTCGGAAGAGGAGCTGGAAGCAGGGGCTGCATCCCAGGCGTGCTACGGGCAAGGTCTGTGGGTCCCCCGGGGGAGGGAAGCAGCCGCCTGCCTGAGGGACACCGAAGGGAtgaaggtgaggaagaggagcaggccGGTGCGCTCCAAGGCCAGGAGGATGGCTGCCAATGTCAGAGAGCGCAAGAGGATCCTGGACTACAACCAAGCCTTCAATGCCCTGCGGCTGGCCCTCAAACATGACCTCGGTGGCAAAAGGCTTTCCAAAATCGCTACCCTCCGGCGAGCCATCAACAGGATCACagctctgtccctgtccctgcacgGCGCCGGGCGCTGCTGGCCCTGCACCCACTCTGAGTGCTGTGGCCGGGCCGGGGTCCCTGCGCGGGAGCCGGGGACGAAGGCcacccacccccagctcccctgggagcCCGGTTATGGAGGCACCACCGGCTTTCAGCGCTGCCCTCCGTCCCCTCTCTACACCATGTTTTCCCCTGAGAGGCAGCTCCAGAACTACGAGAACCCGAAGGAGGATCACTCCGTGCCCAGCCCTGCCTATTGCTCCGGCGGGACCCACCACTCGGAGCTGCGAGGCCAGCAGAGATACATGGACAGCCTGCGAGAGCCCCTGGCTGGGGCAGTCCCCTGGCAGCTGGGCTATTGCCAGAGCTGGGGACACCAGCAATGCCTCCCCATCCACTGa